In the genome of Polaribacter sp. MED152, one region contains:
- a CDS encoding RNA polymerase sigma factor, whose translation MKIIKLHNKEKSLIKKAIANNREAQQMLFEQYSPKMLGVCRQYVKDLHHAEDLLLQGFLKVFNNLHRFKHEGSFEGWIRRIMVNTCISYLRKKNVIDLSDEDYVFNDSATESLENTSVEDIQKLIDQLPEGYKMVFNLYAIEGYKHSEIAEKLEISESTSKSQLFKARKLLQKNYIKMNKVVHEDK comes from the coding sequence TTGAAAATTATAAAATTGCATAACAAAGAAAAATCGCTAATTAAAAAAGCGATTGCCAACAATAGAGAAGCGCAGCAAATGTTGTTTGAGCAATATTCTCCTAAAATGTTAGGCGTTTGCAGGCAATATGTAAAAGATTTGCATCATGCAGAAGATTTATTACTACAAGGTTTTTTAAAGGTTTTTAACAATTTACATAGGTTCAAACACGAAGGTAGTTTTGAAGGTTGGATAAGAAGAATAATGGTGAATACCTGTATTTCTTATTTGCGTAAAAAAAATGTTATTGATTTATCTGATGAAGATTATGTTTTTAATGATTCTGCAACAGAAAGTTTAGAAAACACATCTGTTGAAGATATTCAAAAGTTGATAGACCAATTGCCTGAAGGTTACAAAATGGTATTTAATTTGTATGCCATAGAAGGTTATAAGCACTCAGAAATTGCTGAAAAACTAGAAATTTCTGAAAGTACATCAAAATCTCAATTGTTTAAAGCGCGTAAACTTTTGCAGAAAAATTATATAAAAATGAATAAGGTAGTTCATGAAGACAAATAA